In Pirellula sp. SH-Sr6A, the DNA window GGTACGAGCGCATTCGCAAGACCTACCCGGATGCCGAGGCCGCCAATCAAGAAATGTTGGCCAAAGAAGAACCCGTTACCGCCTAGATCGAACTCTTTAATCACTTACCTTAGAAGCGCAAATCCATGTCAACAGACATCGTCACCAGCACGGAAGAGTTCGGCGAAATCAACAAATACGATTTCCGAACCGACAGCAAAGCGGTCTTCAAGGCTCGTAAAGGGCTCGATATAGAGATCGTCAATCAAATTTCGGAGATGAAGAACGAGCCGGAGTGGATGCGGCAGTTCCGTCTCAAATCGCTTGAAATTTTTCATTCGAAGCCCATGCCGACTTGGGGTGGTGCGATCGATGTCAATTTTCAGGACATCTTCTATTACTTGAAGCCCACGGACAAGCAAGGTCGGACTTGGGATGAAGTCCCTCAGGAGATCAAGGATACCTTCGACAAGCTCGGTATTCCTGAAGCCGAACGAAAGTTCTTGGCGGGGGTGAAGGCCCAGTTCGAAAGCGAAGTGGTGTACGGATCTCTCAAGGAAGATTTGCAGAATCAAGGCGTCATTTTCACCGACACCGATTCGGCGATCAAAGATTACCCGGACTTGGTCCGCGAGTATTTCGGAACCATCATCCCTCCAACCGACAACAAGTTCGCGGCATTGAATTCGGCCGTTTGGTCGGGCGGCTCGTTTATCTATGTTCCCAAGGGAGTGAAGATCGAGTTTCCTTTGCAGGCCTATTTCCGCATCAATGCGGAGAATATGGGGCAATTTGAACGGACGTTGATCATCGTCGATGAAGGTGCCAGTGTGCACTATGTCGAAGGCTGTACGGCACCCATGTATTCGTCGGAATCGCTTCACTCCGCGGTTGTCGAAATCATCTGCAAACGTGGTAGCCGTTGCCGATACACGACGATTCAAAACTGGGCTAACAACATTTACAACTTGGTCACAAAGCGAGCGGTCGCCTACGCTGACGCGACCATGGAATGGGTGGATGGTAATCTGGGTAGCAAACTCACGATGAAGTACCCTGCCGTGTACATGATGGAGCCAGGCGCTCGGGGCGAAATCCTATCGATCGCGTTCGCATCGAATGGTCAGCATCAAGACGCCGGTGCGAAGCTCGTGCATGCCGCTCCGCATACGACGGGGCAAATCATTAGCAAGTCGATTTCGAAAAATGGCGGGCGAAGCAGTTACCGCGGGTTGGTGCGTGTCGAGCGCGATGCGAAGAAGTCGAAGTGCAATGTCGTGTGCGATGCGTTGATTCTCGACGCCAAGAGCCGGAGCGATACGTATCCGTACATCGAGATTCTCGATCAGGACGTTAGCGTTGGGCACGAGGCCAGCGTCTCGCGGATTGGGGAAGAGCAGATGTTCTATTTGATGAGCCGAGGACTGAGCGAAGCCGAAGCGAGCACGATGATCGTTAACGGCTTTATCGAACCGTTGGTGAAGGAGCTTCCGATGGAGTATGCCGTCGAGATGAATCGATTGATTCAATTGCAAATGGAAGGATCGGTGGGCTAGCTATGAATGCAGCATTGATCGCAAGTGAGTCGCTCGGGAAGTTCTCCAGAGAAGGTTTTGACGCATTCGTAGCGAGGCGTATCGACCCCATTTGGTTGACGGAAAAGAGAAGAAGCGTCTGGGAGACCTTTGACGCTATGGATTGGCCCAATCCTCGAGATGAGAATTGGATGCGGTCCGATTTACGCGGCTTCAAACTGGACAAGTTCACCCCCGTTGATGAAACGTTGACTCTCGAACCGACCGCTGCACCGGTGCGGCTCCGGGACGGCGTGGATATGGGAGGCGATATTTCCAGTGTCAACGGTCTCGTCATCTCTCAATCACTCGATCCGGAATTGGCAGCGAAGGGAGTCGTATTCTGTTCCCTATCCAAGGCGTGTCGAGATCACGCGGAACTTGTTAAGAAACATCTTCACAGTTTGATCGACTCTGCTGCAGATCGTTTTGCAGCTTTGGAAGCCGCGATGTGGAGCGATGGAGTGTTTCTTTACGTGCCTCGGAATGTCGTGGTAGAGAAACCGCTGCACTTGCATTCCGCGATGGTGGATGGCGGAATCGATTTGGCCCACACACTCGTGGTGCTCGAGGAAGGTGCACAAGCGACGGTGTTGACCGAATGCAGTAGTGAAGTCGAGCAAGGCTCGGGGTTCCACTGCGGTGGAGTCGAGTTGATTCTCGGGGCTCGGTCGAATTTGCGTTTTGTGAGTCTGCAGGACTGGGGCCAAAAAGTTTGGGCGTTCGCGCACCAAAAGGCGAGCGTAGGACAGGATGCGACGATCCAGTGGACCGTGGCTGCCATGGGGAGCCGGTTCGCGCAAGTGGATCAACAGGTGGAGTTGGTTGCCCCGGGAGCGAGCAGTTACGTAAATGGAGTTATGTTCACTCGTGACCGCCAGCACTTGACCTACAACACGATTCAACGACATTGCTCCCAGCATTGCACGAGTGACTTCCTTTACAAGTCGGTGCTCCAAGATCGCTCTCGTACCGTTTGGCGAGGGATGATCAAGGTAGACGAGGGCGCGGATAAGACGGACGGTTATCAGCGCAATGACAATTTGATGCTGAGCGACCACGCTCGGGCGGATTCCATTCCCGGTCTTGAGATCAAGGCGGATGATGTTCGTTGCACGCACGGCAGCACGAGCGGGCGGGTCGATGAAGAATTGATCTTCTACGCTCAAACACGCGGTTTCACTCGCCACGAAGCGGTTTTGATGATCGTCACTGGGTTTTTTCAGCAGATCTTCGACCGAATCACGATCGAATCGGTGCGGGAAGCCCTTGGTGCCGCCATCGCCCGCCAGGTTCGGCAGGTCGATTAACGCTCGCTGTGCATGGATCAGCAGGCAACTCACTAGTACTCAACACAAACCCTTTACCAGCCATAGTGTACCACTCTGTTTGCAATCTCTCCGATTTGAAACCCAATGTTCCCGTGACATTCGAAGTCGACGATCGGTTTGTGTTAGTCACCTTGATCGATGGCGAAGTGTATTGCATCGATGATGTTTGCACCCACGATGGAGGGACGCTGGGAGAAGGGGAAGTGGATGGAAATTGCATCGCCTGCCCCCGTCATGGTGCAAAGTTCGATCTCCGCTCTGGGGACGCACTATGCATGCCTGCCACCGAACCAACATGCTCGCATGAT includes these proteins:
- a CDS encoding Rieske (2Fe-2S) protein, producing the protein MYHSVCNLSDLKPNVPVTFEVDDRFVLVTLIDGEVYCIDDVCTHDGGTLGEGEVDGNCIACPRHGAKFDLRSGDALCMPATEPTCSHDVKVDSGTVLVQLRD
- the sufD gene encoding Fe-S cluster assembly protein SufD; this encodes MNAALIASESLGKFSREGFDAFVARRIDPIWLTEKRRSVWETFDAMDWPNPRDENWMRSDLRGFKLDKFTPVDETLTLEPTAAPVRLRDGVDMGGDISSVNGLVISQSLDPELAAKGVVFCSLSKACRDHAELVKKHLHSLIDSAADRFAALEAAMWSDGVFLYVPRNVVVEKPLHLHSAMVDGGIDLAHTLVVLEEGAQATVLTECSSEVEQGSGFHCGGVELILGARSNLRFVSLQDWGQKVWAFAHQKASVGQDATIQWTVAAMGSRFAQVDQQVELVAPGASSYVNGVMFTRDRQHLTYNTIQRHCSQHCTSDFLYKSVLQDRSRTVWRGMIKVDEGADKTDGYQRNDNLMLSDHARADSIPGLEIKADDVRCTHGSTSGRVDEELIFYAQTRGFTRHEAVLMIVTGFFQQIFDRITIESVREALGAAIARQVRQVD
- the sufB gene encoding Fe-S cluster assembly protein SufB; amino-acid sequence: MSTDIVTSTEEFGEINKYDFRTDSKAVFKARKGLDIEIVNQISEMKNEPEWMRQFRLKSLEIFHSKPMPTWGGAIDVNFQDIFYYLKPTDKQGRTWDEVPQEIKDTFDKLGIPEAERKFLAGVKAQFESEVVYGSLKEDLQNQGVIFTDTDSAIKDYPDLVREYFGTIIPPTDNKFAALNSAVWSGGSFIYVPKGVKIEFPLQAYFRINAENMGQFERTLIIVDEGASVHYVEGCTAPMYSSESLHSAVVEIICKRGSRCRYTTIQNWANNIYNLVTKRAVAYADATMEWVDGNLGSKLTMKYPAVYMMEPGARGEILSIAFASNGQHQDAGAKLVHAAPHTTGQIISKSISKNGGRSSYRGLVRVERDAKKSKCNVVCDALILDAKSRSDTYPYIEILDQDVSVGHEASVSRIGEEQMFYLMSRGLSEAEASTMIVNGFIEPLVKELPMEYAVEMNRLIQLQMEGSVG